The Chitinophagaceae bacterium genomic sequence ACAGTATTCGTAAACTATAACATAACATTCACAAAAAAAATTGATAAAGCCTATGAAAACCTTTAAAATTTTACTTATATTAGTATTGTCATTCATGTACATAATGATGAAGATATCGTTTGCTTAAATAGCAAACAGACAAAGGCACACAAAAGCTGTGCATCGGGATAACCCACGAGAGAAAGAGTTAATTTAATTTAGCTCTTTCTTTTTTTATGTCCTCTATGATAAAATGGGCATGTTCTCTGGAATTTTCAATAAACCAGGTATGCGTATTTTTTCCACCGCAAATTACACCGGCCAAATAAATACCCTTTTGATTAGTTTCCATAGTCTTTGGATTAAAATCAGGCATATTCCACACATCATCTTTTATGCGTATTCCGGTTTTTTTTAAAAAGTCAAAATCCGGTAAATAACCGGTCATAGCAAGCACAAAGTCATTTTTATATTCCAGTATGTGTTCCGGCGTTTTAATGATAACACTGTATGGCGTAATTGCTAAAAGCCGGCTGTTAAAAAAAGCTTGTATACTCCCTTCTTCAATTCTATTTTCTATATCCGGCTTCACCCAATATTTCACACGATCGCTAATCGTATCATTTTTTATAAGCATTTTCACTTCAGCCCCTTTTCTATAACATTCCAATGCCACATCTACGGCAGAATTTGCCGCACCGACAACAAGTATTTTTTTTCTGTAAAAAGGATGTGCTTCCTGAAAATAATGATGTACTTTTTCAAGATTTTCTCCGGGGACATCTAATTTATTGGGAATATCATAAAAACCTAAAGCTAAAATAATATTTCTGCATTTTATCTCGCCTTTTTGAGTTGTGACTGTGAAAATATTTTTCTCCTTGCGAATATTTTTTACCGGATTGTAAAGGGAAAGTTTTAATTGATAAAAATCAGCTACTCTTCTGTAATATTCCAAAGCTTCATTTCTTCCGGGTTTGGGTTTGTTTGAAATAAAAGGAACACCGCCTATTTCCAGCTTTTCAGAGGTTGAAAAAAACTGCATTTCTTTCGGGTAATTGTAAAGTGAATTGACCAAACAGCCTTTGTCGGCAATTAAATAGGAAAGTCCCTTTTTCTTTGCTTCTATTCCACAACATAGCCCGATAGGGCCGGCTCCGACAATCAATAAGTCTAAGGTCATCATAGGGCAAAATTAACAAACATAATGCAATTAGGTTTCCAAAAAAAATTGACAATCCTGTGAATGGCTTTTATATTGCTCATAGCCAAGTGTGTTGGTTTTTTGCTGAGGTTACACACAACCCGGAGCTTTAGTTTCGGATTGTAGGGTGGTTTTCCCTTTCGGGGGAGGCCACTCTTTTTTTTAAAAGTAAAAAAGTTTAGCGGTTTAATGAAAATTACCGACTTTCATTAAATAGTTTTATTCTTGCAGAAATAAAATTTCATATTTTACTTTTATAAAAATATGTTGTACTATATCTTTAAGTTTATTTTTAAGGTCATCGGCCTTATACCCATGCGTATCTTGTATGTATTTTCAGATTTGCTGTATCTGTTACTTTACAGAGTAATGTCTTACCGAAAGAAAATTGTCAGAAGCAATCTGGTTCATGCGTTTCCGGAAAAGTCCATAGCAGAAATCAAGAAAATTGAAAGGGGTTTTTATCATAACTTTTGTGATATGATTTTTGAGACCTTAAAAGCAGTGGGGTCTGATTTTTCTGCCATTAAAAATCGTTTTGTCACAGACCTGGAGGCATATATGGAAGTGCAGAAGACCGGCAAGAGTGCCTTTATGGGTTCAAGTCATTTTTTTAATTGGGAATGGGGCAATTGGGTGTTGGCAAATCAAACCAAGTTTCAGGTTTTAGGTATTTATATGCCGATAAAAAGCGACTGGTTAGAGCGACTGATGTTGGAAATGCGTCAGCGTTACGGCACCCGAATGATACCGGTAGGCTCGGTTAGAGAAGTTGCGAGTCAGTATGCCGATGTTCAAACTTTGGAGGTTTATGTAACCGACCAGAATCCTTCCGGCCCGGATAAGGGATATTGGATAGATTTCATGAACAGGCCGGTCCCTTTTCATGCAGGTCTTGAGCGGGTAGCCAGAAAACTCAATTATCCCGTAATTTTTGAAAGAGCGGTAAAAGTGAAAAGAGGGCATTATACCACCCATTCTGTAATAGCATTTGAAAACCCTGCCGACACAGAAGAAGGAGAGATTACAAGAGCCATTGTTAAATTTACAGAAGAAAGCATCCGACAGCAACCTGAAAACTATGTTTGGACCCATAATCGATGGAAATATACCAAACACTTTAAAAAGTACGGTTTTAAATAGCACTTCTATTTTATACATTATCATTGAGTATTCAGATAGATAGCTTGTGCTCTAAAATAAATTGGCGATATTTGGTAAAATAGTATGTTTTTTTTTGCTTAAAGTCATTATAAAATATATTTTTGCCGTCTGAATTAAATTGTCATATAAAATATAAATTAAAATCGTAACTGTATGAATGCACAAACAATTATTTTAATAATTCCTATCCTGGGGGTCGTAGCATTGCTCTTCACCATGTGGAGGTCCGCCTGGGTAACAAAACAGGAAAGCGGTACTGAAAAGATGCAAAAGATTGCAAAACACATTTCTGATGGTGCCATGGCTTTTTTGAAAGCCGAATACAAGGTATTATCCATTTTTGTTGTTTGCGTGGCTATTTTACTGGCTTTTTCAGCTAATCCGGAAACATCTTCTCCATTAGTAGCTGTTTCATTTATCGTAGGAGCCATTTGTTCAGGTTTGGCCGGATTTATTGGAATGCGCGTAGCTACTAAAGCTAACGTAAGAACTACACATGCTGCCAGAACCAGTCTTGGAAAAGGACTTGAAGTTGCTTTCAGTGGTGGTTCCGTAATGGGATTAGGTGTTGTAGGTTTAGGAGTTCTCGGACTTGGTGTTTTATTTTTAGTGTATTCTCAAATTTTTGGTGTTACCGATAAAAATTCGGTAGCTCAGGTTATCAATATTATCACCGGATTTTCTTTTGGTGCATCATCCATTGCACTTTTTGCACGTGTGGGCGGAGGTATTTATACCAAAGCGGCTGACGTGGGAGCGGATCTTGTAGGTAAGGTTGAGGCAGGGATTCCTGAAGATCACCCTTACAACCCGGCTACTATTGCAGATAACGTGGGTGATAACGTAGGTGACGTTGCCGGTATGGGCGCTGACCTTTTTGAATCGTATGTAGGTTCCATCATCGGTGCGATGGTTTTAGGAGCTGCATTTATAGGAATTACCGGATTTGAGCCGACAAATGATTTAGGCGGTTTGAATGCAGTTTTATTACCTCTTGTATTAGCCGGTCTTGGAATTTTAACATCTATTATCGGAACTTTCTTTGTAAAAGTAAGAGAAGGAGGAAACCCTCATAAAGCATTAAATACAGGAGAATTTGTTTCCGCAGGTATAATGATTGTTTTGACTTTCTTAGCTACCAGAATGTTATTACCGGAATCATGGGTATTCACAGACCCTATCACAGGTACTGAGCAAACAATCACTGCTTTAGGTGTGTTTTTTACAACTATCATTGGTTTAGTTTCCGGTTTATTAATCGGATTGGTAACTGAATACTTTACGGGTACGGGAACAAAGCCGGTTTACTCAATAGTGAGACAATCAGTAACCGGTTCTGCTACGAATATTATATCCGGTGTAGGAGTTGGTTTGATGTCAACGGCTATTCCGATTTTGATTATTGC encodes the following:
- the ypdA gene encoding YpdA family putative bacillithiol disulfide reductase; the protein is MMTLDLLIVGAGPIGLCCGIEAKKKGLSYLIADKGCLVNSLYNYPKEMQFFSTSEKLEIGGVPFISNKPKPGRNEALEYYRRVADFYQLKLSLYNPVKNIRKEKNIFTVTTQKGEIKCRNIILALGFYDIPNKLDVPGENLEKVHHYFQEAHPFYRKKILVVGAANSAVDVALECYRKGAEVKMLIKNDTISDRVKYWVKPDIENRIEEGSIQAFFNSRLLAITPYSVIIKTPEHILEYKNDFVLAMTGYLPDFDFLKKTGIRIKDDVWNMPDFNPKTMETNQKGIYLAGVICGGKNTHTWFIENSREHAHFIIEDIKKERAKLN
- a CDS encoding sodium-translocating pyrophosphatase, with the protein product MNAQTIILIIPILGVVALLFTMWRSAWVTKQESGTEKMQKIAKHISDGAMAFLKAEYKVLSIFVVCVAILLAFSANPETSSPLVAVSFIVGAICSGLAGFIGMRVATKANVRTTHAARTSLGKGLEVAFSGGSVMGLGVVGLGVLGLGVLFLVYSQIFGVTDKNSVAQVINIITGFSFGASSIALFARVGGGIYTKAADVGADLVGKVEAGIPEDHPYNPATIADNVGDNVGDVAGMGADLFESYVGSIIGAMVLGAAFIGITGFEPTNDLGGLNAVLLPLVLAGLGILTSIIGTFFVKVREGGNPHKALNTGEFVSAGIMIVLTFLATRMLLPESWVFTDPITGTEQTITALGVFFTTIIGLVSGLLIGLVTEYFTGTGTKPVYSIVRQSVTGSATNIISGVGVGLMSTAIPILIIATAIVASFTLGGMYGIAIAAVGMLSNTGIQLAVDAYGPISDNAGGIAEMAELPPEVRQRTDKLDAVGNTTAAIGKGFAIGSAALTALALFGAFLTAYNVSNPETMLVSISITNPYVMASIFVGAMLPFLFSALAMQAVGRAAMSMIEEVRRQFSDIPELKAALNVMRKNGETPMSEWNEEDRKTFDAADGKAEYSKCVEISTKASIREMVLPGLVAVLVPVAFGFVPKLFLDGNLNAQMLGGLLAGVTSAGVLMALFQSNAGGAWDNAKKMIEEGVEINGVMHKKGSEAHKAAVVGDTVGDPFKDTSGPSLNILLKLMSVVALVIASMI